The proteins below are encoded in one region of Alistipes communis:
- a CDS encoding RNA methyltransferase, with product MTKADIRLVRSLADKRARTDEGLFVAEGGKLIGELRASTLRIRRIYALDGVFAGEDVTTVSPKEMERLSLLKTPSDSLALVEIPRRRLDPAKLRRSLVLALDDVQNPGNLGTIVRLADWFGIGDVVCSEATADCFNPKVVQATMGAILRVRVHYCDLEAYLAAERAAGTPIYGTFLEGDDIYRTQLSPTGIVLMGNEGRGVTPACAAQVTRKLFIPPYPAERHATESLNVAMATGIVCAEFRRQASAGR from the coding sequence CTGACCAAAGCCGACATCCGACTCGTCCGCTCGCTGGCGGACAAACGCGCCCGCACCGACGAGGGGCTTTTCGTCGCCGAAGGCGGGAAACTCATCGGCGAACTGCGCGCCTCGACGCTCCGCATCCGCCGCATCTATGCGCTCGACGGCGTTTTCGCAGGCGAGGACGTCACGACGGTCTCGCCGAAAGAGATGGAACGGCTCTCGCTACTGAAAACCCCTTCCGACTCGCTGGCCCTCGTCGAGATCCCCCGCCGCAGGCTCGATCCCGCAAAGCTGCGCCGGTCGCTGGTGCTGGCGCTCGACGACGTGCAGAACCCGGGCAATCTGGGGACGATCGTCCGGCTGGCCGACTGGTTCGGCATCGGCGACGTGGTTTGCTCCGAGGCGACGGCCGACTGTTTCAACCCCAAAGTCGTACAGGCCACGATGGGCGCGATCCTGCGCGTGCGGGTCCACTACTGCGACCTCGAAGCCTATCTGGCGGCCGAGCGCGCCGCCGGCACGCCGATCTACGGCACGTTTCTGGAAGGGGACGACATCTACCGCACGCAGCTCTCGCCGACAGGCATCGTGCTGATGGGCAACGAGGGCCGAGGCGTCACGCCCGCCTGCGCCGCGCAGGTCACGCGCAAGCTCTTCATCCCGCCCTACCCCGCCGAGCGGCACGCCACCGAATCGCTCAACGTGGCCATGGCCACGGGCATCGTCTGCGCCGAATTCCGCCGACAGGCGAGTGCCGGACGGTAA